The Flavobacterium piscisymbiosum genome includes a region encoding these proteins:
- a CDS encoding histone H1 gives MKDLLVKINAEIDTFRAEAESLTEKGVKAAGPRARKATLEIEKLLKEFRKVSIEESKK, from the coding sequence ATGAAAGATCTATTAGTAAAAATCAACGCCGAAATTGACACATTTAGAGCAGAAGCTGAATCTTTAACAGAAAAAGGTGTTAAAGCTGCTGGACCAAGAGCTCGTAAAGCTACTTTAGAAATTGAAAAACTTTTAAAAGAGTTTAGAAAAGTTTCTATCGAAGAATCAAAAAAATAA
- a CDS encoding DUF4450 domain-containing protein: MKIKKQSIQTLAALFIMCSLVTFGQENKTPRKIHYVPEGNSFVLKNGTRKFNRALYGSNTGFRVETGDFPEFAMYMPGMGGNLKLGLVNGNESKWITETSKIDTRYVLGIMHYTIEDPILGNGKLFVDVVALKESEGFIVKVCGKNVSKNSSLIWAFGGATGKKFSRDGDIGADPESVFYLQPDYCINNKYTIKKQSFLLEYGSESNKQKTGNNKSLSGFFPESVAHLANAKSQKTPLELYNSNPESLSLITGKIKSISEKGDYWLFLAEDSKTNYNQKNIAQLYEKSVQQTQLLANRVKVSTPDPYINTLGAALAIAADGIWEIPAYLHGAIAWRMYLNAWRGAYTADPLGWHDRAKTHFTSYSNSQVTSPESGPIVLDEERNLARQKEEIGTSMFSSGYISRSPNKNNVAHHYDMNLVFIDQMLKHFKWTGDTAFIKEMWPTIQRHLNWEKRNFDPDGDGLYDAYASIWASDALQYSGGGVIHSSAYNYYANKTVAQIAKKIQQDENPFTKEAAKILKATNSQLWVANKGIFAEYKDALGNRLLHDTPGIWSIYHTIDSELSNPFESYQMLDYVNNQIPHIPISAEGLDKKDLYVISTTNWQPYTWSTNNVALAEQLHTSLAFWQGGQSEKAFTMWESALVESMYLGASPGGFEQLLYQDAMRGELYRDFADPIGMASRTLVEGLFGIQPDALAGVLTIKPGFPQKWNEASLQIPDISIDFKRENKEEKYQIKNQFSAKMNLNLVLNSSYESVEIITVNGKSVSWKLIPENIGNPKISIEVPYNTSYEITIKWKGDLIENVISKENYTVNEILELKTSKAKIISVYDPQLVLSEISKTENSLKAKVNSAGDKLFFVELKQGELSWWKPIHVNVKLDNISSKEATNWDAPLDKSKRAETISLASFFNSKVTDIFNYEYLSPRPQTVTLQLPKQGIGNWCYPNISVKIDDKGLREKAKANGQITTPNGIPFQTPSDENQKNIIFTSMWDNFPESINIPLNGKASHAYFMLAGTTNPMQSRITNGEITINYTDGTSEILPLKNPENWWPIEQDYFIDGLAFTTDAPKPPRVYFKTGEISRDFKDFKTIKGFTSYGVDGGAGTILDLPLDKNKTLKNLTLKTIANDVVIGLMSLTLVR; encoded by the coding sequence ATGAAAATTAAAAAACAATCTATTCAAACCCTGGCAGCTTTATTTATAATGTGTTCACTCGTTACTTTTGGACAAGAAAATAAAACACCACGCAAAATACACTACGTGCCGGAGGGAAATAGTTTTGTTTTAAAAAATGGTACCCGAAAATTCAACAGAGCGTTGTACGGTTCTAATACAGGATTTAGGGTAGAAACAGGCGATTTTCCTGAGTTTGCAATGTATATGCCGGGTATGGGAGGAAACTTAAAGTTAGGTCTCGTAAATGGAAACGAAAGCAAATGGATTACCGAAACTTCAAAAATTGATACCCGATATGTTTTAGGCATAATGCATTATACCATTGAAGACCCGATTTTAGGAAACGGAAAATTATTTGTAGATGTCGTCGCTTTAAAAGAAAGCGAAGGTTTTATCGTAAAAGTATGTGGTAAAAACGTATCAAAAAATAGCAGTTTAATTTGGGCTTTTGGCGGAGCAACCGGAAAAAAGTTTAGCCGTGACGGCGATATTGGTGCTGATCCTGAATCGGTTTTTTATCTGCAGCCTGATTATTGTATCAATAATAAGTACACGATCAAAAAGCAATCATTTCTGTTAGAATATGGTTCAGAAAGCAACAAACAAAAAACAGGAAACAATAAAAGCCTTAGCGGATTTTTCCCTGAATCTGTCGCACATTTAGCCAATGCAAAGTCTCAGAAAACTCCATTAGAACTTTACAATTCAAATCCCGAATCGCTGAGTCTCATTACAGGAAAAATAAAATCGATTAGTGAGAAAGGGGATTATTGGCTGTTTTTGGCAGAAGATTCCAAAACAAATTACAACCAGAAAAATATAGCACAACTTTACGAAAAGTCAGTGCAGCAAACACAGCTTTTGGCCAATAGAGTAAAAGTTTCAACTCCTGATCCTTATATCAATACTTTAGGAGCTGCCCTTGCCATCGCTGCCGACGGAATTTGGGAAATTCCAGCCTATCTTCATGGCGCCATTGCCTGGAGAATGTATCTAAATGCCTGGCGAGGAGCTTACACCGCTGATCCTTTAGGCTGGCATGATCGTGCAAAAACGCATTTTACCAGTTACAGCAATTCGCAGGTAACAAGTCCGGAAAGTGGCCCGATTGTGTTGGATGAAGAAAGAAATTTAGCGCGCCAAAAAGAAGAAATAGGAACCTCGATGTTCAGTAGCGGATATATCAGCAGAAGTCCGAATAAGAATAACGTTGCGCATCATTACGATATGAATCTGGTTTTTATAGATCAGATGCTCAAACATTTTAAATGGACAGGTGATACGGCATTCATAAAGGAAATGTGGCCAACAATCCAGAGGCATTTAAACTGGGAAAAAAGAAATTTCGATCCAGATGGAGACGGATTATACGATGCATACGCTTCAATTTGGGCGAGTGATGCCTTGCAATACAGCGGGGGCGGAGTCATACATTCTTCGGCGTATAATTATTATGCGAACAAAACAGTTGCCCAAATCGCAAAGAAAATTCAGCAAGATGAAAATCCGTTTACCAAAGAAGCAGCCAAAATTCTAAAAGCAACAAACAGTCAGCTTTGGGTGGCCAATAAAGGAATTTTTGCCGAATATAAAGACGCTTTAGGAAACAGATTATTGCACGATACCCCTGGAATCTGGAGCATTTACCACACGATCGATTCAGAATTATCGAATCCTTTCGAGAGTTATCAAATGCTGGATTATGTGAATAATCAGATTCCGCATATCCCGATCTCGGCAGAAGGATTAGACAAAAAAGACCTTTATGTCATTAGTACCACCAACTGGCAGCCTTACACATGGTCGACAAATAATGTGGCATTAGCGGAACAATTGCATACCTCTTTGGCATTTTGGCAAGGCGGACAATCAGAAAAAGCTTTTACAATGTGGGAAAGTGCTCTGGTAGAAAGTATGTATTTAGGAGCTTCGCCCGGAGGTTTCGAGCAGCTTTTATATCAGGATGCGATGCGTGGCGAATTGTACCGCGATTTTGCCGATCCTATTGGTATGGCTTCAAGAACTCTGGTCGAAGGACTTTTTGGGATTCAGCCGGATGCTTTGGCTGGGGTTTTAACCATTAAACCCGGATTTCCTCAAAAATGGAATGAGGCTTCTTTACAAATTCCAGACATCTCGATTGATTTTAAAAGAGAAAATAAAGAAGAGAAATACCAGATCAAAAATCAGTTTTCGGCTAAAATGAATTTAAATTTGGTTTTGAATTCGTCTTATGAAAGTGTGGAAATTATTACTGTTAATGGAAAATCAGTTTCATGGAAATTGATTCCCGAAAACATCGGAAATCCAAAAATAAGTATCGAAGTTCCTTATAATACCTCTTATGAAATTACCATTAAGTGGAAAGGAGATTTAATTGAAAATGTGATATCAAAAGAAAATTATACTGTAAATGAAATATTAGAATTGAAAACTTCTAAAGCAAAAATAATTTCAGTTTACGATCCGCAATTAGTTTTAAGCGAAATTTCCAAAACAGAAAATTCGCTCAAGGCAAAAGTGAATTCGGCAGGTGATAAACTCTTTTTTGTAGAATTGAAACAGGGAGAATTATCCTGGTGGAAACCCATTCATGTAAATGTAAAATTAGATAATATTTCTAGCAAAGAAGCCACAAACTGGGACGCGCCATTGGACAAATCCAAACGTGCAGAAACAATTTCGCTTGCATCATTTTTCAATTCAAAAGTGACGGATATTTTCAATTATGAATATTTATCGCCAAGACCGCAAACGGTGACTTTACAATTACCCAAACAAGGAATCGGGAATTGGTGTTATCCTAATATTTCCGTAAAAATCGATGACAAAGGTTTACGCGAAAAAGCAAAAGCCAACGGACAGATTACAACTCCAAACGGAATTCCGTTTCAAACGCCTTCTGATGAAAATCAAAAAAATATCATCTTCACATCTATGTGGGATAATTTTCCTGAAAGTATCAATATCCCCTTAAACGGAAAAGCGTCACATGCGTATTTCATGCTTGCCGGAACCACAAACCCAATGCAAAGCCGCATCACAAACGGAGAAATTACCATTAATTATACGGATGGGACTTCGGAAATTCTGCCTCTAAAAAATCCTGAAAACTGGTGGCCCATCGAGCAGGATTATTTTATTGATGGCTTGGCTTTTACAACCGATGCGCCAAAACCGCCAAGAGTTTATTTTAAAACAGGAGAAATTTCGAGAGATTTCAAAGATTTTAAAACCATAAAAGGATTCACCAGTTATGGAGTCGATGGCGGCGCAGGAACGATTTTAGATTTACCATTAGATAAAAATAAAACATTAAAAAACCTGACTTTAAAAACCATTGCCAATGATGTAGTGATTGGTTTGATGAGTCTGACTTTGGTGAGGTGA
- a CDS encoding rhamnogalacturonan acetylesterase codes for MKSIKLFSFLCLAFLFFNFTLKQENKPTVFMVGDSTVKNGKGDGSGGLWGWGDYIGQFLDTTKLNIENHALGGTSSRTFQDKGLWIAVLNKLKKGDYVLIQFGHNDDGPLNDSLRARGTIKGIGNETQEIDNILTKKHEIVHSYGWYIQKVIREAKSKGAIPIVCSPIPRNDWKEGKVPRNNKSYGLWAKQVAEKEKVTFIDLNDKMALEMEKLGEQKVTGTYFYKKDHTHTSAKGAVLSTSVIIDQLKESKNSLKNYILKDPKIVLPAKKKVYLVGDSTMANNNDDQNAVGWGVSFPTYCDTTRIEVINKARGGRSTRTFDHEGLWDEVKNQLQAGDYILIQFGHNDAGAIDKEKFRGSLKGNGDETQEVTLADGSKEIVHTFGWYMTKFIREAKEKGAIPIVLSQTPRNEWPNDKVERRSDTYGNWSKEAAEKEKVFYIDLNEIVALKYEALGKEKVKVFFPKDHTHTGAEGANLNALTVAESIKKLKDCGLRDYVL; via the coding sequence ATGAAATCAATTAAACTATTTTCTTTCTTATGTCTGGCTTTCCTATTTTTCAATTTCACATTAAAACAAGAGAATAAACCAACTGTTTTTATGGTGGGCGATTCTACTGTAAAAAATGGCAAAGGCGATGGTTCCGGCGGACTTTGGGGATGGGGTGATTATATTGGTCAATTTTTAGATACTACAAAACTCAATATCGAAAATCATGCTTTGGGCGGTACAAGCAGCCGAACTTTTCAGGATAAAGGTTTGTGGATTGCGGTTTTAAATAAACTCAAAAAAGGAGATTATGTCCTGATTCAGTTTGGGCATAATGATGATGGGCCTTTAAACGATAGTCTTCGTGCACGCGGAACGATCAAAGGAATCGGAAACGAAACTCAGGAAATCGATAATATCCTGACCAAAAAACATGAAATTGTTCACAGTTACGGCTGGTACATTCAAAAGGTAATTCGTGAAGCAAAATCAAAAGGAGCGATTCCGATTGTTTGTTCTCCGATTCCGCGAAACGACTGGAAAGAAGGAAAAGTACCCCGAAACAATAAATCATATGGTTTATGGGCCAAACAAGTTGCAGAAAAAGAGAAAGTTACTTTTATAGATTTGAATGATAAAATGGCTCTGGAAATGGAAAAACTGGGCGAACAAAAAGTAACAGGAACTTACTTTTATAAAAAAGACCATACGCATACCTCAGCAAAAGGTGCGGTACTTTCTACTTCGGTAATTATTGATCAATTAAAAGAAAGCAAAAACTCTTTGAAAAATTATATTTTAAAAGACCCAAAAATTGTGCTTCCTGCCAAAAAGAAAGTGTATCTAGTTGGAGACTCTACAATGGCCAATAATAATGATGATCAAAATGCCGTGGGCTGGGGAGTTTCGTTTCCTACGTATTGTGATACGACCAGAATTGAAGTAATTAACAAAGCCAGAGGTGGCAGAAGTACCCGAACTTTTGATCATGAAGGCCTTTGGGATGAAGTTAAAAATCAGTTACAAGCCGGTGATTATATACTAATTCAGTTTGGGCATAATGATGCCGGGGCTATTGATAAGGAAAAATTTAGGGGTTCCCTTAAAGGAAATGGCGACGAAACGCAGGAAGTTACTCTTGCAGATGGCTCGAAAGAAATTGTACATACTTTTGGATGGTACATGACCAAGTTTATTCGTGAAGCCAAAGAAAAAGGTGCTATACCTATTGTTTTGAGCCAAACGCCAAGAAATGAATGGCCAAACGATAAAGTAGAGCGAAGAAGTGATACGTACGGTAATTGGTCGAAAGAAGCTGCCGAAAAGGAAAAAGTTTTCTATATCGATTTGAATGAAATAGTTGCTCTTAAATATGAAGCTTTAGGGAAAGAAAAAGTAAAAGTCTTTTTCCCAAAAGATCATACGCACACTGGCGCAGAAGGTGCTAATCTAAATGCATTGACCGTAGCGGAAAGCATTAAAAAATTAAAAGACTGTGGACTTAGGGATTATGTGTTATGA